A part of Streptomyces sp. NBC_01210 genomic DNA contains:
- a CDS encoding glycoside hydrolase family 5 protein: protein MRTRRTIRALAAVCCTLLLFAGAPAAAVPGGPGGIPRLTDDRGRTLTLRGWNVEDKANRGEHALSAITEKHFRDMRAKGFNFARLLVFWDDIEPRRGQYSAAYLRKVERILDWAERYGIQVLIDAHQDVFGPAFGHRGIPEWATRTDGLPFTPHPDDWFSEYFEPAVQRAFTHLYEDEDLRRAQTRMWRVLADRFQHHPAVLGYDLINEPMGEMRPGEELPTAARRIERDQLTPMYNRLADAVRSADEDSWIFIEPTPIVGEGVPTGLGKVNDPKVVYAPHFYNGAMEAGADYDPAAGWIESYESAVAAYPEAQGIPVVVGEWGPLNNSLPNMSRFYREALASLHRYSSGWAGYVWCYGGGYCAVDGAGAFRTNKEQTAAPYAAAVAGRVGTDAYDPASGTYRLVYRASARPDTTEISLPPSMYGWRIAVAGPACTDTRTVAAGTSRVVRVLARPGAGITATITPRTPR, encoded by the coding sequence ATGCGTACGCGCCGAACGATCCGGGCACTGGCGGCGGTCTGCTGCACCCTTCTGCTGTTCGCGGGGGCCCCGGCCGCCGCGGTCCCGGGCGGTCCCGGTGGCATTCCCCGGCTGACCGACGACCGCGGCCGAACGCTCACCCTGCGCGGCTGGAACGTCGAGGACAAGGCGAACCGCGGCGAGCATGCCCTCTCCGCCATCACCGAGAAGCACTTCCGCGATATGCGCGCCAAGGGCTTCAACTTCGCCCGGCTGCTGGTCTTCTGGGACGACATCGAGCCCAGGCGGGGCCAGTACAGCGCCGCGTATCTGCGCAAGGTCGAGCGGATCCTGGACTGGGCCGAGAGGTACGGCATCCAGGTGCTGATCGACGCCCACCAGGACGTCTTCGGCCCCGCCTTCGGGCATCGCGGCATCCCCGAGTGGGCGACCCGGACCGACGGGCTGCCCTTCACACCGCACCCGGACGACTGGTTCTCCGAGTACTTCGAGCCGGCCGTGCAGCGCGCGTTCACCCACCTCTACGAGGACGAGGATCTGCGGCGCGCGCAGACGCGGATGTGGCGGGTCCTCGCCGACCGCTTCCAGCACCACCCGGCCGTCCTCGGCTACGACCTGATCAATGAGCCGATGGGCGAGATGCGCCCGGGCGAGGAACTGCCCACGGCGGCCCGCCGGATCGAGCGCGACCAGCTGACGCCGATGTACAACCGCCTTGCGGACGCCGTCCGTTCGGCCGACGAGGACAGCTGGATCTTTATCGAGCCGACCCCGATCGTGGGCGAGGGCGTCCCCACGGGCCTCGGGAAGGTCAATGACCCCAAGGTCGTCTACGCTCCGCACTTCTACAACGGGGCGATGGAGGCGGGCGCGGACTACGACCCGGCGGCGGGCTGGATCGAGTCGTACGAGTCGGCCGTCGCCGCGTACCCCGAGGCACAGGGGATCCCGGTCGTGGTGGGCGAGTGGGGCCCGCTCAACAACTCCCTTCCGAACATGTCGCGCTTCTACCGTGAAGCGCTCGCCTCCCTTCATCGCTACAGCTCCGGCTGGGCCGGCTATGTGTGGTGCTACGGGGGCGGGTACTGCGCGGTCGACGGCGCGGGAGCGTTCCGTACGAACAAGGAGCAGACCGCCGCCCCGTACGCCGCGGCCGTGGCGGGCCGGGTGGGCACGGACGCGTACGACCCGGCGAGCGGGACGTACCGACTGGTGTACCGGGCGTCCGCGCGGCCGGACACGACGGAGATCTCGCTGCCGCCGAGCATGTACGGCTGGCGTATCGCCGTGGCCGGCCCGGCCTGCACGGACACCCGCACGGTGGCGGCCGGCACTTCCCGTGTGGTGCGCGTCCTGGCCCGCCCGGGGGCGGGGATCACGGCGACCATCACTCCTCGTACACCACGATGA
- a CDS encoding MBL fold metallo-hydrolase, with translation MIDFRTAAPVTGSLDVQWHAGWPSPKHDPLPEIQVHAYSEHTVILRQNKSVHFEAPFLFLLFGNERALLLDTGATADPAHFPLRATVDALIDGWLDRNPRAEYGLVVAHTHGHGDHIAGDAQFADRPRTEVVGPSLKEVTDFFGFKGWPEGQGELDLGGRVLDLLPGPGHQEAAVVFHDRHTGLLLTGDSLYPGRLYVKDAAAFTATVDRLLAFCEKTPVTHILGCHIEMTTTADVDYPRGTTYQPDEPPLQLTTAHLRGLRSALAVHDGPCRDFIVVYEE, from the coding sequence GTGATCGATTTCCGTACCGCCGCACCCGTGACCGGCAGCCTCGACGTCCAGTGGCATGCCGGCTGGCCGTCGCCCAAGCACGACCCGCTGCCGGAGATACAGGTCCATGCGTACTCCGAGCACACCGTGATCCTTCGGCAGAACAAGTCCGTGCACTTCGAAGCCCCGTTTCTCTTCCTGCTGTTCGGGAACGAACGGGCGCTGCTGCTGGACACCGGTGCCACGGCCGACCCCGCGCACTTCCCCCTGCGCGCGACCGTGGACGCGCTGATCGACGGGTGGCTCGACCGGAATCCGCGCGCGGAGTACGGACTGGTGGTGGCTCACACCCATGGGCACGGTGACCACATCGCCGGCGACGCCCAGTTCGCGGACCGCCCGCGGACCGAGGTCGTCGGTCCTTCGCTGAAAGAAGTGACGGACTTCTTCGGGTTCAAGGGCTGGCCGGAGGGCCAAGGAGAGCTGGACCTCGGCGGGCGGGTGCTGGATCTGCTGCCAGGGCCAGGGCACCAGGAGGCCGCCGTTGTCTTCCACGACCGGCACACCGGTCTGCTGCTGACCGGCGACTCCCTCTATCCCGGCCGGCTGTACGTCAAGGACGCCGCCGCCTTCACCGCCACCGTCGACCGCCTGCTGGCGTTCTGCGAGAAGACACCGGTGACCCACATCCTCGGCTGCCACATAGAGATGACGACCACCGCGGACGTGGACTACCCGCGTGGCACCACGTATCAGCCGGACGAGCCCCCGCTCCAGCTGACAACCGCGCATTTGCGCGGGCTGCGCAGCGCCCTGGCCGTGCACGACGGGCCCTGCCGCGACTTCATCGTGGTGTACGAGGAGTGA
- a CDS encoding helix-turn-helix domain-containing protein → MAEATDLAERAGDRDPRVGLRAVAALRRLLEQLEAVQVRSARNQGWSWQEIAAELGVSRQAVHKKYGRQ, encoded by the coding sequence ATGGCCGAAGCAACCGATCTCGCCGAGCGGGCGGGCGACCGCGACCCACGGGTCGGGCTGCGAGCCGTCGCCGCGCTGCGGCGGCTCCTTGAACAGCTCGAAGCCGTGCAGGTGCGCAGTGCCCGTAACCAGGGCTGGTCGTGGCAGGAGATCGCGGCCGAGCTGGGCGTCAGCCGGCAGGCCGTACACAAGAAGTACGGGAGGCAGTGA
- a CDS encoding Clp protease N-terminal domain-containing protein — protein sequence MFERFTEDARDVVTGSAEHSERAGEDSITEEHVLLAMLDQEGTRAAFAFASLGITDRRASVEHALAEARRRGGLSKADEDALAGLGIDVAEIVSKVEEVDGQGALQAGGKPRRWWPGRRPFTAAAKGVLERSLRIAVGRGDRCIGGEHLLLALVARPGVVADVLAEHGATYEAVERAMFGGGGGGGSAKAG from the coding sequence ATGTTCGAGCGTTTCACCGAAGACGCCCGGGATGTCGTGACGGGCTCCGCGGAACACTCGGAGCGGGCGGGCGAGGACTCCATCACCGAGGAGCATGTGCTGCTGGCGATGCTCGACCAGGAGGGCACGCGGGCGGCGTTCGCGTTCGCGTCGCTCGGCATCACCGACCGCCGCGCGTCGGTCGAGCACGCGCTGGCGGAGGCGAGGCGGCGTGGGGGCCTGTCAAAGGCGGACGAGGATGCGCTTGCGGGGCTCGGCATCGATGTGGCCGAGATCGTCTCGAAGGTCGAAGAGGTGGATGGGCAGGGCGCGTTGCAGGCGGGTGGGAAGCCGAGGCGGTGGTGGCCGGGGCGCCGTCCGTTCACCGCGGCGGCGAAGGGCGTGCTGGAGCGGTCACTCCGTATCGCGGTGGGCCGCGGCGACCGCTGCATCGGCGGCGAGCACCTGCTGCTGGCGCTGGTGGCGCGGCCGGGCGTGGTGGCGGACGTGCTGGCGGAGCACGGGGCGACGTACGAGGCGGTGGAACGGGCGATGTTCGGCGGCGGCGGCGGCGGTGGCTCGGCGAAGGCGGGGTGA